The following coding sequences are from one Salinicoccus sp. Bachu38 window:
- a CDS encoding DUF2759 domain-containing protein → MPFIDTGELFEIGGITIHIGINAFSILMLMIAIVGVWGLVAAIKNRNLLAVLFSFATVATFGFFAIATIFTYGYPDLSH, encoded by the coding sequence ATGCCATTCATCGATACTGGTGAACTATTTGAAATTGGCGGTATTACCATCCATATCGGAATCAATGCCTTTTCGATTCTTATGCTGATGATTGCCATCGTCGGCGTATGGGGGCTTGTGGCTGCAATCAAGAACAGGAACCTGTTGGCAGTTCTTTTCAGTTTTGCAACAGTAGCTACATTTGGATTCTTTGCAATTGCAACTATCTTTACATACGGTTATCCGGATCTGAGCCACTAG